A single window of Leptospira semungkisensis DNA harbors:
- a CDS encoding MBL fold metallo-hydrolase yields MRRKFYIRFFWIPAISLLLLQNCLTPSGNILDYKEHFAANDPEILSSKIPLGKVRVTFLGTSSLLLDDGETQVLTDGFFSRPSLFRTAFTKISSNGSEIKYVMLLAGIKKLKGILVCHSHYDHSMDAPFIAKETNAKLYGSISTLMIGRGEGVPEEQLILFEPGQKIQIGKFKITVLESRHTPPFRILGKTNASDPNRPHLTEPLKQPVKAEDYIEGGTYDFLVEHGKNSILIKGSTNYIEGAWKDLKADVLFLGVAMLGKLDQDFQDKYYTETVGTVHPKIVVPVHWDNFFKPLTEPLEPNLSIGDDVKKGMEYMIRRTSQDGIQFNILRGFGSILLF; encoded by the coding sequence ATGAGGCGTAAATTTTATATTCGATTTTTCTGGATCCCTGCCATCTCTCTACTCCTATTACAAAATTGTTTAACTCCTTCCGGAAACATTTTAGATTACAAAGAACATTTTGCGGCAAATGATCCGGAGATCTTAAGTTCTAAGATTCCCTTAGGAAAAGTTAGAGTTACATTCTTAGGAACGAGTTCTCTTCTTTTGGACGATGGAGAAACTCAAGTCTTAACCGACGGGTTCTTTTCTAGACCATCTTTATTCAGAACCGCCTTTACAAAGATCTCATCTAATGGGAGTGAGATAAAATATGTGATGCTTCTTGCAGGCATAAAAAAGCTAAAGGGAATTTTAGTGTGTCATTCGCATTATGATCATTCTATGGACGCTCCTTTCATCGCGAAAGAAACGAATGCAAAATTATACGGTTCTATTTCCACTCTAATGATTGGTAGAGGGGAAGGTGTTCCTGAAGAGCAGTTAATCCTTTTCGAGCCGGGACAAAAGATTCAGATCGGAAAGTTTAAGATCACGGTTTTAGAATCCAGGCACACTCCTCCTTTTCGTATATTAGGAAAAACAAATGCTTCCGACCCGAATCGACCTCACTTGACCGAGCCTCTAAAGCAACCTGTAAAGGCAGAAGATTATATTGAAGGAGGGACTTACGATTTTCTTGTCGAGCATGGAAAGAATTCAATTTTGATCAAGGGCAGCACAAACTATATCGAAGGTGCATGGAAGGACCTAAAAGCAGATGTTCTCTTTTTGGGAGTCGCAATGCTCGGAAAATTAGACCAAGATTTTCAGGACAAATATTATACGGAAACGGTAGGAACTGTTCATCCTAAGATCGTAGTTCCAGTGCACTGGGATAATTTTTTCAAACCGCTTACCGAACCATTGGAGCCGAATTTGAGCATAGGCGACGATGTAAAGAAGGGAATGGAGTATATGATCCGACGAACCTCCCAAGATGGGATCCAGTTCAATATCTTAAGGGGATTCGGAAGTATTCTCTTATTTTAA
- a CDS encoding PAS domain-containing sensor histidine kinase has product MSLKKWHKAILSVPALVGILVILGWAFDLELLKRPRPTWAAMNPMSAFAFIVISLILLLFSKFKAEKRHAFLLRIISLFLIGIGLSRLIAVLGGWDLEIDQILFSKELAKDIMSGVPNRMAPNTAFDFCLLGFSFLLASFNSRYLKSTANYFSFVALLVGVFSVMGYLYQVKEFYGIFSFKPMAIHTAICFIVASLAFLFQNGDYGFMRVFTSTYSGGRIARFLAPFVILVPVIFGFIRIYLQHLHPISVELGVGILMTGIILSFFTLVWFISSELNKTDLARTTAEEKLSSLNQDLERMIQTRTMDLYKSENRFRTIIEQFPYPVLTYTPEGVCTGANLAWEDMWEARRDNLVDYNIINDPQIKSSGLLRWVEMAFNGEPAVSEPFVYDPQGIGKGGRPRWLQLIFHPIKNTAGVLLEVITVQQDITASKEAENQIRSLNNDLEERVKQRTEQLVLANKELESFSYSISHDLRAPIRGISGFTQILLEDYGPQLDAEGLRIIGKIIENARQMGQLVDDLLEFSRLGRTELTQRDIQMKELALFIFNELKNAESKREIEFEISNLPAIKGDQSVIRQLWVNLISNAIKYTRKKENAKIEIGYKEEEGEVIFFVKDNGAGFNMQYYHKLFGVFQRLHSNMDFEGTGVGLAIVKRIVSRHGGRIWAESKEGEGTTFYFTLPGNSESN; this is encoded by the coding sequence TTGTCTCTAAAAAAATGGCATAAAGCAATTCTCTCCGTTCCTGCCCTTGTGGGGATTCTTGTAATTCTCGGTTGGGCCTTCGATTTGGAACTTTTAAAGAGACCAAGGCCAACCTGGGCAGCCATGAACCCTATGTCGGCTTTCGCTTTCATTGTGATTAGCCTGATCTTATTATTATTTTCGAAATTTAAGGCTGAGAAGAGACATGCCTTTCTTCTGCGGATTATTTCTCTTTTTCTGATTGGAATCGGTTTGAGCAGACTGATCGCCGTTTTAGGAGGTTGGGATTTAGAAATCGATCAAATCCTTTTCTCAAAGGAATTAGCAAAGGATATTATGAGTGGGGTCCCGAATCGAATGGCACCAAACACTGCATTCGATTTCTGTTTATTAGGATTCTCTTTTCTATTAGCCTCTTTCAATAGTCGTTATCTTAAATCGACGGCAAATTATTTTTCATTCGTAGCTCTGTTGGTAGGCGTCTTCTCAGTTATGGGATATTTGTACCAGGTAAAAGAATTCTACGGAATTTTTTCCTTTAAGCCTATGGCGATCCATACTGCGATTTGCTTTATCGTAGCTTCTCTTGCTTTTTTGTTTCAGAATGGGGATTACGGGTTCATGCGGGTATTTACGAGTACTTATTCTGGGGGAAGGATCGCAAGATTCCTTGCTCCTTTCGTGATCCTTGTTCCTGTCATCTTCGGTTTCATTCGAATTTATTTGCAGCATCTGCATCCGATAAGCGTGGAGCTTGGAGTAGGGATCCTAATGACCGGGATCATTCTCTCCTTTTTTACTCTAGTTTGGTTTATTTCTTCGGAATTAAATAAGACCGATTTAGCTAGGACAACTGCAGAAGAGAAGCTTTCAAGTTTGAACCAGGACTTAGAAAGAATGATCCAAACAAGGACTATGGATCTCTATAAAAGCGAGAATCGCTTTCGTACAATCATAGAACAATTTCCTTATCCGGTTCTAACTTATACTCCTGAAGGAGTTTGTACTGGCGCAAATCTTGCTTGGGAGGACATGTGGGAGGCGAGAAGAGATAATTTAGTAGATTATAATATAATAAATGATCCTCAAATAAAATCTTCCGGTTTACTTCGCTGGGTAGAAATGGCGTTTAATGGGGAGCCGGCTGTCTCTGAACCATTTGTTTACGATCCTCAAGGGATTGGGAAGGGCGGAAGACCTCGTTGGTTACAGTTGATCTTTCATCCAATTAAGAACACTGCAGGTGTCTTGCTAGAAGTGATTACGGTGCAACAAGATATCACTGCGAGCAAAGAGGCAGAAAATCAAATCCGTTCTCTAAATAACGATCTAGAAGAAAGAGTGAAGCAAAGAACTGAACAGTTGGTGCTAGCGAATAAGGAACTCGAATCTTTTTCCTATTCCATATCTCACGATTTACGTGCTCCCATCCGAGGGATCAGCGGATTTACTCAGATCTTGTTAGAAGATTATGGTCCGCAATTAGATGCGGAGGGCTTACGGATTATCGGAAAGATCATAGAGAATGCAAGGCAAATGGGCCAACTCGTGGATGATCTTTTGGAATTCTCTAGATTGGGAAGAACTGAATTGACCCAGAGAGACATTCAGATGAAGGAATTGGCTCTTTTCATATTCAATGAATTAAAGAATGCAGAATCTAAGAGAGAGATAGAATTCGAAATTTCTAATTTACCTGCGATCAAAGGGGATCAATCCGTTATTCGGCAATTATGGGTGAATCTCATTTCAAATGCGATCAAGTATACTCGCAAGAAAGAAAACGCTAAGATCGAGATCGGCTACAAAGAAGAGGAAGGAGAAGTGATTTTCTTTGTTAAAGATAACGGGGCCGGATTCAATATGCAATATTACCATAAACTATTCGGGGTCTTTCAAAGATTGCATTCCAATATGGATTTTGAAGGCACAGGTGTAGGGTTAGCGATTGTTAAACGGATCGTATCTCGTCACGGGGGAAGGATCTGGGCAGAATCCAAAGAAGGAGAGGGGACTACTTTTTATTTTACATTGCCCGGAAATTCGGAATCGAACTGA
- a CDS encoding carboxymuconolactone decarboxylase family protein, producing MMLDWNDYQTQLKAAMTEVAHLNPEIIRGYRGLSEAGAKTGLLDPKTKELIAIAVGVTRQCDGCIVTHVDAAMKHGATKEEITEALSVAITVNAGAALVYSTRALDAFKAKSST from the coding sequence ATGATGCTCGATTGGAACGATTACCAAACTCAACTCAAGGCGGCTATGACCGAAGTAGCTCATCTGAATCCTGAAATCATCCGAGGATATAGAGGCTTGAGTGAGGCTGGCGCAAAGACCGGCTTACTAGATCCAAAAACGAAAGAATTGATCGCAATTGCAGTTGGGGTCACTCGTCAATGCGATGGATGCATCGTAACTCATGTGGATGCCGCTATGAAACACGGGGCCACAAAGGAGGAAATTACCGAAGCACTCAGTGTGGCAATTACGGTAAACGCTGGTGCAGCACTCGTTTATTCTACTCGAGCCTTGGATGCGTTTAAGGCCAAATCATCTACTTAA
- a CDS encoding alpha-ketoglutarate-dependent dioxygenase AlkB family protein: protein MELFKQDHSTNLLPYDGIVNYYGSILNPDRSDIFLKILLQDIVWQNDEAVIFGKRIITNRKVAWYGDSSYEYTYSNSTKKALPWTESLIFLKNLVQEKSEFVFNSCLLNLYHNGNEGMAWHSDDEKSLGKNTIIASLSFGAERKFCFKHKKSGEQISLFLEHGSLLIMKGETQTNWLHSLPKSKRILTQRINLTFRTILDPY from the coding sequence ATGGAATTATTTAAACAAGATCATTCTACAAATCTTTTACCTTACGACGGGATTGTGAATTATTATGGATCGATTCTCAATCCTGATCGATCTGATATTTTTTTGAAAATCCTTCTTCAAGATATTGTCTGGCAAAACGATGAGGCCGTTATCTTCGGCAAAAGGATCATTACGAACAGAAAGGTTGCTTGGTACGGAGATTCAAGCTACGAATACACATATTCGAATTCTACAAAGAAAGCGCTTCCATGGACGGAGAGCCTTATATTCTTAAAAAATCTCGTGCAAGAAAAATCTGAATTCGTTTTCAATTCCTGTCTTTTAAACTTATATCATAACGGGAACGAAGGAATGGCCTGGCATAGCGACGATGAAAAATCGCTGGGGAAAAATACCATAATCGCATCCTTAAGCTTTGGGGCAGAAAGAAAGTTCTGCTTCAAACATAAAAAATCGGGCGAACAGATATCTTTGTTCTTAGAACATGGAAGCCTATTAATTATGAAAGGAGAAACTCAAACGAATTGGCTGCATTCCTTGCCTAAATCTAAAAGAATTCTTACGCAAAGAATCAATCTTACATTTAGGACCATACTCGATCCTTATTAA